The window CGAGACTGGGGGCCAGCGCCGAGGCGAGCTGAACGACGATCGAAGCCGTGATATAGGGCATGACGCCGAGCGCGATGATGCTGAGGCGCTCAAGGCTGCCGCCCGAGAAGGTGTTGAAGATGTCGAGGACGCCGCCCGAGGCCGCCTGCTTATAGGCCTGCGCCAGCGCGACGGGGTCGACCCCGGGGAGCGGCACGAAGGACAGGAAGCGGAAGACGATCAGCGCGCCGATCGTGAACCAGATGCGGTTCTTGAGTTCGGTCGCCTGGCCGAACTTCGAAAAGTTCAGGTTGGAAGCAAGCTGGTCGGCGCGAGAGGCCATGGGTATTTTTCCTCGGATTTCCGGACCGCGCCCCCCGCGACCCGGCGCCTATGTGCGTTCGGTGGTCGTGAAGCGCAAGGGGAAAGGCCCGATTCAAATGCGTCGGGGGCGGCGTGGCCTGTTGCCGCGCCGCCCCCGAAAATCATCAGGCCTTCTTGGCGGCCGCCGCAGCCTTGCGCTGGGCCCGCTTGCCGTCGCCTTCGGGCTTGGCTTCGGGCAGGTCGACCTTGCCGCCGGCCTTTTCGACCGCCTCGATCGCGCCCTTCGACGCGCCGGCAACCGCGAAGTTCAGCTTGGTCGTCAGTTCACCCTTGGCGAGGAGGCGAACGCCGTCCTTGCCGCCGCGGGCAACGCCGGCGGCCTTGAGCGCCGCGTGATCGACCACGGCCTTGGCGTCGAGCTTCTTCGTATCGATCAGCTTCTGGATCATGCCCAGATTGACGATCGCGAAGTCCTTGCCGAAGATATTGTTGAAGCCGCGCTTCGGGATACGCATGTGGAGCGGCATCTGGCCGCCTTCGAACCCGTTGATCGCGACGCCGCTGCGCGCCTTCTGGCCCTTCTGGCCGCGGCCGGCAGTCTTGCCCTTGCCCGAGCCGATGCCGCGTCCGACGCGCATCCGGCCCTTGCGGGCGCCGGCGTTGTCGCTGAGTTCGTTAAGTTTGATCGTCATGATTGCACTCGCTTTCGCTTTGTTCGCGCTGGGGACTGGCCGCCGGGACGGGATCAGTCCGGTTCGATTTCACTCGATGGCTGAAAGCCGGGGTAGGCCCCGGCCTTGTCCATCACGATGGCTTGGGCGACATAGCCGCGGCCATCGCGACACTGGTGATCGACGGGCTGCCGTGAAGCTGCCACCCCCGGTTGAGCAGACCTTCGACGCGGGCGCAGAACGCGCTGTCGTCGGGACCGGTCAACAGGCGGTACAGCTTCACCGGCTTTTAGCCCTCGATCACTTCCACCATGTGCGGAAGTTTGCGGATCATGCCGCGCACTTCCGGGGTGTCGATCAGTTCGACCTCGCGATGCATCTTGCCCAGGCCGAGGCCGGTCAGGATCGCACGCTGGCTCTTGGGACGACGGATCGGCGAGCCGATCTGGCGGATCTTGATCTTCTTGTCAGCCATGGTCTTACTCCGTCACCGCGGCGGCTTCGGCCTCGGCAGTGCGATCGGATGCACCGCCGCGCTTGATGAGGTCCGACACCTTCTTGCCGCGACGCTGCGCGACCGACTTGGGGCTGGTCTGCTCGCCGAGCGCTTCGAAGGTGGCGCGGATCATGTTGTAGGGGTTCGAGGTGCCGTTCGACTTGGTCACCACGTCGGCGACGCCGAGCGATTCGAACACGGCGCGCATCGGACCACCGGCGATGATGCCGGTACCCGCGGGCGCCGAGCGCAGCGTGACCATGCCGGCACCGAAATGGCCGAGGCCGTCATGGTGCAGCGTGCGGCCGTCGCGCAGCGGAACGCGAATCATCGCCTTCTTGGCAGCGGCGGTCGCCTTCGAAATGGCTTCGGGCACTTCGCGCGCCTTGCCATGACCGAAACCGGCGCGGCCCTTGCCGTCGCCGACGACGACGAGCGCGGCGAAACCGAAGCGCTTGCCGCCCTTCACGGTTTTCGAGACACGGTTGATGTGGACGAGCTTTTCGATCAGCTCTTCGCCGCCATCATCGTCGCGCGGACGACGATCGTCGCGGCGACCACGGCCGCCGCCATCACGACCGCCACGATTGCCGCCCGGTCCGCCGGCGCCGCCGCCACGACCGCGGCGCGGAGCCTGGGTGGTGGTTTCGGTCGCCGCTTCGGGCGCTGCGCCTTCGACGTTCTGTACTTCGTCAGCCATATTAGAACTCCAATCCGCCTTCGCGAGCCGCGTCGGCCAGCGCCTTGATGCGCCCGTGGAACAGGAAACCGCCGCGGTCGAACACGACCTGCGTCACGCCGGCCTTTTTCGCGGCAGCGGCGAGGCGCTTGCCGACGTCGGCAGCCGCCGCGGTGGTCGCGCCGGTCTTGCCGCGGACATCCTTGTCGAGCGTCGAAGCCGAAGCCAGCGTTGCGCCGGCAGCGTCGTCGATGAGCTGCGCATAGATGTGACGGCCCGAACGGTGCACCGACAGGCGGGCGCGCCCGCCGGCGCGCTTGCGAAGGGCGGTACGAACGCGTTGGCGGCGTTTTTCGAATTGGGTAAGATGTGCCATGGCTTACTTCTTCTTGCCTTCTTTGCGGAAGATGTACTCGCCGCGATATTTGATGCCCTTGCCCTTATAGGGTTCGGGCTTGCGCCAACGACGGATTTCCGCCGCGACCTGACCGACCTGCTGCTTGTCGATGCCGGTGATCTCAATCGTCGTGTTGTCCGGCGTCTTGATCTCGATCCCCTCGGGGATCGTGAAATCGACATCGTGGCTGTAACCGAGCTGCAGCTTCAACATCTTGCCCTGGGCGTTGGCACGATAGCCGACACCGGTGATTTCGAGCACCTTGGTGAAGCCGTCGGTGACGCCGGTGACGAGGTTCTGGACCAGCGTGCGCTGCATGCCCCAGAAGGCGCGCGCCTGCTTGGTGGCGTTGGCAGGCTGGACCGAAATCTCGCCTTCCTTGACCTCATAGGCGATGTCGTCGGCGAGCGCGAGGGCCAGGGTGCCCTTGGGCCCCTTGACCGACAGCTGACCGCCGTCGATGCTGGCCGTGACCCCCGAAGGGATGGCGACCACTTTTTTACCAATACGCGACATCAGAACACCTCCGCCAGCACTTCGCCGCCGACATTATGTTCGCGGGCCTCGGCATCCGAGAGGACGCCGCGCGGGGTCGACACGATGGTGATGCCCAGGCCGTTGCGCACGATCGGCAGTTCTTTCGAACCCGAATAGATGCGGCGGCCCGGCTTCGAGACGCGCGCCACGTGGCGGATCGCCGGCTGGCCTTCGAAATATTTCAGCTCGATGCGGATGCCCTTGTGCTGGCCCTTGGCGCCCAGCGCTTCTTCGCTGTAGCCGCGGATATAGCCTTCGCGCTGAAGAACATCGAGAACACGGACGCGCAGGGTCGAGGCCGGCGTCAGGACGCTGTCCTTCTTCGCCTGCTGGCCGTTGCGGATGCGGGTGAGCATATCACCCAGAGGATCGGTCATTGCCATCTTGCGTCTTCCTTACCAGCTCGACTTCACAACGCCGGGGATCAGGCCCTTGTTGGCCAGATCGCGGAGCTGGATACGGCAAAGCCGGAACTTGCGATAATATGCGCGCGGACGACCGGTCATCTCGCAGCGGTTGCGGATGCGGGTCGGGTTTCCGTTGCGCGGAACTTCCGCCATCTTGAGGCGCGCGATCAGTCGCTCGCCATCGTCGAGCGACGTGTCCGCCGCAATCGCCTTCAGCTTCGCATAACGGCCGGCGTACTTCTTCACCAGCTGCTTGCGACGCTCATTCTTGTTCACGGAACTCAGTTTCGCCATGACTTAAGTTCTCTTTCCTTCTTGAAAGAGCCTGCCTGGTCCCAAAGGGATCAGGCGGCTTCCTTTTCCTGCGCTTCGATCGGGAAGGGGAAGCCGAACAGCTTGAGCAGTTCGCGGGCTTCTTCGTCCGTACGGGCGGTGGTGGTGACGATCACGTCCATGCCGCGCACCTGGTCGATGCGGTCATAGTTGATCTCGGGGAAGATGATCTGCTCTTTCAGACCCATGGCATAGTTGCCACGGCCGTCGAAGCTGGTCGCCGACACGCCGCGAAAGTCGCGGATGCGCGGCATTGCGATGGTGATCAGGCGGTCGAGGAATTCGTACATGCGTTCGCGGCGCAAGGTCACCTTGCAGCCGATCGGCATGCCTTCGCGCAGCTTGAACTGTGCGATCGACTTCTTCGCCTTGGTCACGACAGGCTTCTGGCCGGCGATCAGCTCCATTTCTGCAGCTGCCGATTCGACTTTCTTCTTGTCCTGCGTGGCTTCACCGACGCCCATGTTGAGCGTGATCTTTTCGATCTTCGGCACTTCCATCGCGTTCTTGTAACCGAATTTCTCGGTCATCGCCTTGACGATCACCTCGTCGTAGCGGGTGCGCATGCGCGGGGTGTAATTGTCAGCCACTGATCGTCTCCCCGGACTTCACGGCCACGCGGACCTTCTTGCCGTCCTTGGTTTCAAAGCGCACGCGGGTCGGCTTGCCCGACTTGGGGTCGGCCAGTGCGACCTTGCTCGCGTGCAGCGGCGCTTCCTTGCGTTCCAGGCCACCCTGCGGGTTGGTCTGGCTCGGCTTGCGGTGCCGCGTGATGATGTTGACGCCCGCGACGACCAGCTTGCCGTCTTTCGGCAGGCTCTGCGTCACTTCACCGGTCTTGCCCTTGTCCTTGCCGGACAGGATGACAACCGTGTCGCCCTTCTTGATCTTCGCCATACTCATGGTCAGAGCACCTCCGGCGCCAGGCTGATGATCTTCATATAGCCACGGCCGCGCAGTTCGCGGACGACGGGGCCGAAGATACGGGTGCCGATCGGCTCCTCGTTCTTGTTGACGAGCACGGCGGCGTTGCTGTCGAAGCGGATCACCGAACCGTCGGCGCGGCGCACATCCTTCGCGGTGCGGACGATGACGGCGCGATGCACGTCGCCCTTCTTCACCTTGCCGCGCGGCTGGGCTTCCTTGATCGACACGACGATGACATCGCCGACGCCGGCGACGCGACGCTTCGACCCGCCCAGCACCTTGATGCACTGGACGCGCTTCGCGCCGCTGTTGTCGGCGACTTCCAATTGTGACTGCATCTGGATCATCGATGCATTTCCTTCTTGTTTGGCCTACCGGGCAATCCCGGCGGTTCCGTGAAAACCAGCTTAGGCGTCGGCAGCCGTTTTGGGCTTGCTGTGGGTGTCGACCTTGTCGAGCACCTTCCACGTCTTCAGCTTCGAAATCGGCTTCGTTTCCTCGATGCGGACGGTTTCACCAGCCTTGATGCTGTTGTCCTCATCATGGGCGTGATACTTCTTCGAACGACGGATGATCTTGCCGTACAGAGGGTGCTTCACCTTCCGCTCGACTTTCACCACGACGGTCTTGTCGCCCTTGTCGGACACCACGGTACCGGTCAGAATGCGCTTCGGCATCGATAGTCTCCTTACTTCGCAGCCGAGCGCGTGCGCTCGGTCTGCTGCGTCTTGATGCGGGCGATCGAGCGCCGCACTTCCTTGACGCGCGATGCCTTTTCAAGCTGGCCGGTGGCCGCCTGGAAACGCAGGTTGAACGCCTCACGCTTCAGTTCGCCAAGCTGTTCGGCGAGCTGGTCGTCGGTCTTGGCCTTGAAATCTTCGGTCTTGGCCATGTCCTTAACCCTCCAGGTGGGTCGTGTCGCCGAGGCGGGCAACGACCTTGGTCTTGATCGGCAGCTTCATCGCGGCGCGTTCGAACGCCAGCGCGGCCACGGGGCCCGGAACGCCGTCGAGTTCGAACAGGATGCGGCCCGGCTTCACGCGCGCGGCCCAGAATTCCGGCGAACCCTTGCCCTTGCCCATACGGACTTCGGCCGGCTTCGACGACACGGGGACGTCCGGGAAGATGCGGATCCACAAACGGCCCTGACGCTTGATCGCACGGCTGATCGCACGGCGAGCCGCTTCGATCTGGCGCGCGGTGATGCGCTCGGGTTCCATCGCCTTCAGCCCGTAGGAGCCGAAATTCAGGCTGGTGCCACCCTTGGCATTGCCATGGATGCGGCCCTTGAAAGCCTTGCGGAACTTGGTTTTTTTCGGTTGCAGCATGTCAGCAGTCCTTAGCGGCGATCATCGCGCGCCGGGCGCACGCCCGACGTCTGCGCGTCGAGCATCAACCGGTCGGTCGCCATCGGGTCATGACCCAGGATTTCGCCCTTGAAGATCCACACCTTGATCCCGCACACGCCATAGGCGGTGTGCGCGGTCGCTTCGGCATAATCGACGTTCGCGCGCAGCGTGTGCAGCGGCACCCGGCCTTCGCGGTACCATTCGGTGCGCGCGATTTCCGCGCCGCCCAGACGGCCGGCGCAGTTGATGCGGATGCCCTCTGCGCCGAGACGCATCGCCGACTGCACCGCGCGCTTCATCGCACGGCGGAACGCCACGCGGCGCTCGAGCTGGTCGGCAATGCCCTGGCCAACGAGCTTGGCGTCGACTTCGGGCTTGCGGATTTCGACGATGTTCAGCGACACGTCGCTGCCGGTCAGTTCGCCGAGCTGCTTGCGCAGCTTTTCGATGTCGGCGCCCTTCTTGCCGATGATGACGCCCGGACGAGCGGCATAGATCGACACGCGGCACAGCTTGGCGGGACGCTCGATCACCACCTTCGAAATCGCGGCCTGCGGCAGCGTCTTGAAGATGAAGTTGCGGATCTTCAGATCCTCAACGAGCATACGGCCATAGTCCTGCCCTTCGGCGAACCAGCGGCTGTCCCAGGTGCGGTTGACCTGCAGGCGCAGGCCGATCGGATTGCTCTTCTGGCCCATGTTACGCCTCTTCTTCCTGTTCGCGCACGACGATGCGGATGCGGCTGAACGGCTTGACGATCCGGGTCGACTTGCCGCGACCGCGTGCGTGCCAGCGCTTCATCGAGATCGACTTGCCGACGCTGGCTTCCTGGATGACCAGCGCATCGACGTCGAGGTTGTGGTTGTTTTCCGCGTTGGCGACGGCGCTGGCGAGAACCTTGCGCACGTCGACCGCCATCGCCTTCTTCGAGAAAGCGAGGACGTTCATCGCGTCTTCGACCTTGCGACCGCGGATCAGCGCAGCGACGAGGTTCAGCTTCTGCGCCGAGCCACGAATCTGCGTGCCGACCGACAGCGCCTCGTTATCCGCAACGCGGCGGGGGGATTTTGCCTTGCCCATTAGCGTTTGCCCTTCTTGTCGGCCGCGTGGCCGGGGAAGAAGCGCGTCGGCGCAAATTCACCCAGCTTCATGCCGACCATGTCTTCGTTGACCGACACCGGCACGAACTTGCGGCCGTTGTAGACGTTGAAGGTCAGCCCGACGAACTGCGGCAGGATGGTGGACCGACGCGACCAGGTCTTGATCGGGGCAGAGCTGCCACCGTCCTGGGCCGTTTCGGCTTTCTTGAGGAGATGAAGGTCGACAAACGGACCCTTCCAGACCGAGCGAGCCATGGCTTACCTCTTCTTCTTGGCGTGACGCGACCGGATGATCATCTTGTCGGTCGACTTGTTGTGACGGGTACGAGCACCCTTGGTCGGCTTGCCCCACGGGGTAACCGGATGGCGGCCGCCCGAGGTACGGCCTTCACCGCCGCCGTGCGGGTGATCGACCGGGTTCTTGGCCACGCCGCGGGTCAGCGGACGCTTGCCGAGCCAGCGACCACGGCCAGCCTTGCCGAGGTTGGTGTTCTGGTTGTCCGGGTTCGACACCGCGCCGACCGTGCCCATGCACTCGCCGCGGATGTAACGCTGCTCGCCCGAACCGAGACGCACGATGACAAGGCCGCGGTCACGACCGACGACCTGGGCATAGGTGCCGGCCGAACGGGCGATCTGGCCGCCCTTGCCCGGCTTCATCTCGATGTTGTGGACGATCGTGCCAACCGGCATCTGCGACAATTCCATCGCATTGCCAGGCTTCACGTCGGTCTTCTTGCCCGCGACGACGACATCGCCGACCGCGAGGCGCTGCGGCGCCAGGATATAGGTCTGCTCGCCGTCTTCGTACTTCACCAGCGCGATGAAGGCCGTACGGTTGGGGTCATATTCCAGACGCTCGACGGTAGCCGGCATGTCCCACTTGCGACGCTTGAAGTCGATGAAGCGGTACTTCTGCTTGTGGCCGCCCGCGATGCCGCGCGAGGTCACATGACCCTTGTTGTTGCGGCCGCCGGTCTTGTTCTTGCCTTCGGTCAGCGCCTTGACGGGCTTGCCCTTCCACAGCGACGATTTGTCGACGAGGATCAGGCCGCGCTGCGCGGGGCTGGTCGGATTATAGGATTTAAGTGCCATTGTTCTTGCCTCTTCCTACAATCAGACGCCGGTGGTGACGTCGATCGACTGGCCTTCGGCCAGGCGAACGATCGCCTTCTTCACGTCGCTGCGGGTGTAGGGCTTGCCCTTCCAGCGCTTGGTCTTGCCCTTGGTGATGAGCGTGTTCACGCCGATCACCTTGACATCGAACAGCGCCTCGACGGCGGCCTTGATGGCGGGCTTGGTCGCATCGTTCGCAACCTTGAACACCACCGCGTTATTCTCGCTGAGCAGGGTCGACTTCTCGGTGATCACCGGAGCGAGGATCACGTCATAGTGACGCGCGTCGACAGTTTTTGCCTTAGCCATGGAAACGGGCCTCCAGCTTTTCGACCGCCGCGCGGGTCAGGACCAGCGTGTCGGCACGGATGATGTCATAGACGTTGGCACCCGCCGCCGGCATCGAGTCGATGCCGATGAGGTTGGCCGACGCCATGGCGAAGCTTTCATGGACCGCATCGCCGTCGATGAAGAGTGCGCGGTTGCCGAGTTCGAACTTGCCGAGCTGGCCGGCGAGCGCCTTGGTCTTGGCATCCTTGAGCTCGAGCGTGTCGAGAACGACGATCTTGCCGCCCTTCGCCTTGTCGCTGAGCGCCATCTTGAGGCCAAGCGCGCGAATCTTCTTGTTCAGCGAGTGACCGAAGGTGCGGGCCCGGGGACCGTGCGCCTTGCCGCCGCCGATGAAGATCGGTGCCTTGCGATCGCCGTGACGGGCGGTACCGCCGCCCTTCTGGCGACCGAACTTCTTGCCGGTGCGGGCGACGTCGCTGCGTTCGCGGGCGGCGCGAGCCGGACCACGGCGCTTTTCGAGCTGCCACGAAACGACGCGGTGCAGGATGTCGGCGCGCGGATCGACGCCGAAGACGTCGTCGTTGAGGTCGATATCGGTGCCGGCCTTGCCGTCGATGGTCTGAACCTTGACCTTCATGATCAGGACTCCTGCGCGCCGTCGGTGGTCGCGGTGTCGGTGACGACGGTCTCTTCGACCGGCGTTTCGACCGGCGCGTCTGCCGGGGCTTCCTGGTTGCTGTTGGCCGCGCTCTTGATGCCCGCCGGATAGGGGGCCTCGGGGTGGCGCGGCAGCTTGACCGCATCGCGGACCATCAGCCAGCCGCCCTTCGAGCCAGGGACCGAGCCCTTGACGAAGAGAAGGCCGCGCTCGACGTCGGTGCGGACGATTTCGAGATTCTGCTGGGTGCGGTTGCGCGCGCCCATGTGGCCGGCCATCTTCTTGTTCTTGAAGACGCGGCCCGGATCCTGGCGGTTACCCGTCGAACCATGGGCACGGTGGCTGATCGACACGCCGTGCGTGGCGCGCATGCCTCCGAAACCCCAGCGCTTCATCGCACCGGCAAAACCTTTGCCCTGCGTGACGCCCTGGATGTCCACGATCTGGCCGGCGACGAAATGGTCGGCCGACAGTTCGGCACCGACATCGAGCGTCGCGTCGTCAGCGACGCGGAATTCGACGACCTTCGCCTTGGGTTCGACTTCGGCCTTGCCGAAAGCGCCGCGCTGGGGCTTGGCGACGTTCTTCGCCTTCGCCGAGCCGGCACCGAGTTGGACGGCAACATAGCCGTCGCGTTCTTGTTCGCGCACGGAGATAACCTGACAGCCTTCGAGGCTCAGGACGGTGACGGGCACGTGGCGGCCGTCGTCCTGAAACAGGCGGGTCATCCCCATTTTTTTCGCGATCACGCCAGTCCGCATGATCAATACTCCTCAACAGAGGCCGGGCGGACCATTCCGCACGGCTTGCGGGAAGCCATCAAGCCAAGCCCGACGACTACCCTCCCAGCCCATAATTTCGATGCATCGCCCCGTCCGGGCTGAGGTGCCGCCATCCCGAAGGACCTGCGGCGAGACGGGGGACGCAGCCCGGACCCTGATGCTTCCAGGGGAAGCGGTCCGGCGGTATCCACCCTATCGTCGGTCCGGATCGCTCCGGACGATGCAGGCAGCGAACCGCCTGCCGATAGAGACCCCGGTCTTCACCGGGGCTTCGCTGGCCTTTAGGCCAGCTTGATTTCGACGTTCACGCCCGCGGCGAGGTCGAGCTTCATCAGCGCATCGACCGTCTGCGGGGTCGGCTGCACGATGTCGAGCAGCCGCTTGTGGGTACGGACCTCGAACTGCTCGCGCGACTTTTTGTCGACATGCGGACCGCGGTTCACGGTGAACTTTTCGATGCGCGTCGGCAGCGGGATCGGGCCGCGAATAAGCGCTCCGGTACGACGCGCCGTGTCGGCGATGTCGGTGGTGGCCTGATCGAGCACGCGGTGATCAAAGGCCTTGAGGCGAATGCGAATATTCTGCGTTTCCATGACTATTCCAGTCGAATCCCGTCTGACGATGCGAAAGAGCCGAAATGGCCTGCTCCGGCTCCCGCAGGGAAGCCGGATCGGCCATCTAAATTCCTAGTGCTACGAGCCGCGCGAATCGCTTCCGAATCGCGCGGCTCGCGGCCCTATATTACTTTGTGATGGTCGCGACAACCCCTGCGCCGACCGTGCGGCCACCTTCGCGAATCGCGAAGCGCAGACCCGGGTCCATGGCGATCGGGGCGATCAGCTTGACGGCGAGCTGGACGTTGTCGCCGGGCATGACCATCTCGGTGCCCTCGGGGAGGATGACCTCGCCGGTGACGTCCGTGGTGCGGAAGTAGAACTGCGGACGATAGTTCGCAAAGAACGGCGTGTGACGGCCGCCCTCGTCCTTCGACAGGACATAGACTTCCGAGGTGAACTCGGTGTGCGGCTTGATCGTGCCGGGCTTGCAGAGAACCTGGCCACGCTCGACTTCTTCACGGCCGACGCCACGGATCAGCGCACCGACGTTGTCGCCAGCCTGGCCCTGGTCGAGCAGCTTGCGGAACATTTCGACGCCGGTCACGACGGTCTTCTTGGTGTCCTTGATGCCGACGATTTCGACTTCTTCACCGACCTTGACGATGCCGGTTTCGATACGGCCGGTGACGACGGTACCGCGACCCGAGATCGAGAACACGTCTTCG is drawn from Sphingopyxis sp. OPL5 and contains these coding sequences:
- the rpsJ gene encoding 30S ribosomal protein S10, with product METQNIRIRLKAFDHRVLDQATTDIADTARRTGALIRGPIPLPTRIEKFTVNRGPHVDKKSREQFEVRTHKRLLDIVQPTPQTVDALMKLDLAAGVNVEIKLA
- the rplN gene encoding 50S ribosomal protein L14, whose product is MIQMQSQLEVADNSGAKRVQCIKVLGGSKRRVAGVGDVIVVSIKEAQPRGKVKKGDVHRAVIVRTAKDVRRADGSVIRFDSNAAVLVNKNEEPIGTRIFGPVVRELRGRGYMKIISLAPEVL
- the rplC gene encoding 50S ribosomal protein L3; translated protein: MRTGVIAKKMGMTRLFQDDGRHVPVTVLSLEGCQVISVREQERDGYVAVQLGAGSAKAKNVAKPQRGAFGKAEVEPKAKVVEFRVADDATLDVGAELSADHFVAGQIVDIQGVTQGKGFAGAMKRWGFGGMRATHGVSISHRAHGSTGNRQDPGRVFKNKKMAGHMGARNRTQQNLEIVRTDVERGLLFVKGSVPGSKGGWLMVRDAVKLPRHPEAPYPAGIKSAANSNQEAPADAPVETPVEETVVTDTATTDGAQES
- a CDS encoding DUF1737 domain-containing protein gives rise to the protein MKLYRLLTGPDDSAFCARVEGLLNRGWQLHGSPSITSVAMAAAMSPKPS
- the rplV gene encoding 50S ribosomal protein L22, whose amino-acid sequence is MGKAKSPRRVADNEALSVGTQIRGSAQKLNLVAALIRGRKVEDAMNVLAFSKKAMAVDVRKVLASAVANAENNHNLDVDALVIQEASVGKSISMKRWHARGRGKSTRIVKPFSRIRIVVREQEEEA
- the rpsH gene encoding 30S ribosomal protein S8, with translation MAMTDPLGDMLTRIRNGQQAKKDSVLTPASTLRVRVLDVLQREGYIRGYSEEALGAKGQHKGIRIELKYFEGQPAIRHVARVSKPGRRIYSGSKELPIVRNGLGITIVSTPRGVLSDAEAREHNVGGEVLAEVF
- the rplB gene encoding 50S ribosomal protein L2 codes for the protein MALKSYNPTSPAQRGLILVDKSSLWKGKPVKALTEGKNKTGGRNNKGHVTSRGIAGGHKQKYRFIDFKRRKWDMPATVERLEYDPNRTAFIALVKYEDGEQTYILAPQRLAVGDVVVAGKKTDVKPGNAMELSQMPVGTIVHNIEMKPGKGGQIARSAGTYAQVVGRDRGLVIVRLGSGEQRYIRGECMGTVGAVSNPDNQNTNLGKAGRGRWLGKRPLTRGVAKNPVDHPHGGGEGRTSGGRHPVTPWGKPTKGARTRHNKSTDKMIIRSRHAKKKR
- the rplE gene encoding 50S ribosomal protein L5 — protein: MADNYTPRMRTRYDEVIVKAMTEKFGYKNAMEVPKIEKITLNMGVGEATQDKKKVESAAAEMELIAGQKPVVTKAKKSIAQFKLREGMPIGCKVTLRRERMYEFLDRLITIAMPRIRDFRGVSATSFDGRGNYAMGLKEQIIFPEINYDRIDQVRGMDVIVTTTARTDEEARELLKLFGFPFPIEAQEKEAA
- the rpmD gene encoding 50S ribosomal protein L30; this encodes MADKKIKIRQIGSPIRRPKSQRAILTGLGLGKMHREVELIDTPEVRGMIRKLPHMVEVIEG
- the rpmC gene encoding 50S ribosomal protein L29, producing the protein MAKTEDFKAKTDDQLAEQLGELKREAFNLRFQAATGQLEKASRVKEVRRSIARIKTQQTERTRSAAK
- the rplF gene encoding 50S ribosomal protein L6; its protein translation is MSRIGKKVVAIPSGVTASIDGGQLSVKGPKGTLALALADDIAYEVKEGEISVQPANATKQARAFWGMQRTLVQNLVTGVTDGFTKVLEITGVGYRANAQGKMLKLQLGYSHDVDFTIPEGIEIKTPDNTTIEITGIDKQQVGQVAAEIRRWRKPEPYKGKGIKYRGEYIFRKEGKKK
- the rpsE gene encoding 30S ribosomal protein S5; the protein is MADEVQNVEGAAPEAATETTTQAPRRGRGGGAGGPGGNRGGRDGGGRGRRDDRRPRDDDGGEELIEKLVHINRVSKTVKGGKRFGFAALVVVGDGKGRAGFGHGKAREVPEAISKATAAAKKAMIRVPLRDGRTLHHDGLGHFGAGMVTLRSAPAGTGIIAGGPMRAVFESLGVADVVTKSNGTSNPYNMIRATFEALGEQTSPKSVAQRRGKKVSDLIKRGGASDRTAEAEAAAVTE
- the rpsQ gene encoding 30S ribosomal protein S17 translates to MPKRILTGTVVSDKGDKTVVVKVERKVKHPLYGKIIRRSKKYHAHDEDNSIKAGETVRIEETKPISKLKTWKVLDKVDTHSKPKTAADA
- the rplX gene encoding 50S ribosomal protein L24 → MSMAKIKKGDTVVILSGKDKGKTGEVTQSLPKDGKLVVAGVNIITRHRKPSQTNPQGGLERKEAPLHASKVALADPKSGKPTRVRFETKDGKKVRVAVKSGETISG
- the rpsS gene encoding 30S ribosomal protein S19; translation: MARSVWKGPFVDLHLLKKAETAQDGGSSAPIKTWSRRSTILPQFVGLTFNVYNGRKFVPVSVNEDMVGMKLGEFAPTRFFPGHAADKKGKR
- the rplP gene encoding 50S ribosomal protein L16, giving the protein MLQPKKTKFRKAFKGRIHGNAKGGTSLNFGSYGLKAMEPERITARQIEAARRAISRAIKRQGRLWIRIFPDVPVSSKPAEVRMGKGKGSPEFWAARVKPGRILFELDGVPGPVAALAFERAAMKLPIKTKVVARLGDTTHLEG
- the rplR gene encoding 50S ribosomal protein L18, with the protein product MAHLTQFEKRRQRVRTALRKRAGGRARLSVHRSGRHIYAQLIDDAAGATLASASTLDKDVRGKTGATTAAAADVGKRLAAAAKKAGVTQVVFDRGGFLFHGRIKALADAAREGGLEF
- the rplO gene encoding 50S ribosomal protein L15, with product MTIKLNELSDNAGARKGRMRVGRGIGSGKGKTAGRGQKGQKARSGVAINGFEGGQMPLHMRIPKRGFNNIFGKDFAIVNLGMIQKLIDTKKLDAKAVVDHAALKAAGVARGGKDGVRLLAKGELTTKLNFAVAGASKGAIEAVEKAGGKVDLPEAKPEGDGKRAQRKAAAAAKKA
- the rpsC gene encoding 30S ribosomal protein S3; the encoded protein is MGQKSNPIGLRLQVNRTWDSRWFAEGQDYGRMLVEDLKIRNFIFKTLPQAAISKVVIERPAKLCRVSIYAARPGVIIGKKGADIEKLRKQLGELTGSDVSLNIVEIRKPEVDAKLVGQGIADQLERRVAFRRAMKRAVQSAMRLGAEGIRINCAGRLGGAEIARTEWYREGRVPLHTLRANVDYAEATAHTAYGVCGIKVWIFKGEILGHDPMATDRLMLDAQTSGVRPARDDRR
- a CDS encoding 50S ribosomal protein L23; the encoded protein is MAKAKTVDARHYDVILAPVITEKSTLLSENNAVVFKVANDATKPAIKAAVEALFDVKVIGVNTLITKGKTKRWKGKPYTRSDVKKAIVRLAEGQSIDVTTGV
- the rplD gene encoding 50S ribosomal protein L4; translated protein: MKVKVQTIDGKAGTDIDLNDDVFGVDPRADILHRVVSWQLEKRRGPARAARERSDVARTGKKFGRQKGGGTARHGDRKAPIFIGGGKAHGPRARTFGHSLNKKIRALGLKMALSDKAKGGKIVVLDTLELKDAKTKALAGQLGKFELGNRALFIDGDAVHESFAMASANLIGIDSMPAAGANVYDIIRADTLVLTRAAVEKLEARFHG
- the rpsN gene encoding 30S ribosomal protein S14, encoding MAKLSSVNKNERRKQLVKKYAGRYAKLKAIAADTSLDDGERLIARLKMAEVPRNGNPTRIRNRCEMTGRPRAYYRKFRLCRIQLRDLANKGLIPGVVKSSW